The following are encoded together in the Serratia sp. UGAL515B_01 genome:
- a CDS encoding FeoC-like transcriptional regulator, whose product MTSLLQIRDALALQGSAQAQQLSRQLATPLPLVEAMLERLTAMGKAERVEQDASQCLSGSCKSCPEGQGCSTVIYRFKR is encoded by the coding sequence ATGACCAGTCTTTTACAAATCCGTGATGCTCTTGCCTTGCAGGGCAGCGCTCAGGCTCAGCAACTGAGTCGCCAGTTGGCCACGCCTCTGCCTTTGGTAGAGGCGATGCTGGAACGCTTGACCGCAATGGGTAAAGCCGAACGCGTTGAGCAAGACGCCAGCCAGTGCTTGAGTGGCAGCTGTAAGAGCTGCCCGGAAGGCCAAGGTTGCAGTACAGTGATTTATCGTTTTAAGCGCTAA
- the bioH gene encoding pimeloyl-ACP methyl ester esterase BioH → MTALYWQTIGEGDRDLVLLHGWGLNAEVWGCMLERLAPHFRLHLVDLPGYGRSQGFGAIPLPQIADVLLAAAPRKAYWLGWSLGGLVAGQVALMRPERVAGVITVASSPCFTAKEQWPGINPEVLSGFQQLLSYDFHRTVERFLALQTLGTESARQDARLLKTVVLNQPIPSVDVLNGGLEMLRMVDQRQLLATLTMPVLRIYGYLDGLVPRKVATLLDELWPRSSSVVIAKAAHAPFISHPDEFASIINRFAEA, encoded by the coding sequence ATGACTGCGCTGTATTGGCAAACAATAGGTGAAGGCGATCGCGATCTTGTGCTATTGCATGGATGGGGGCTGAATGCAGAAGTGTGGGGTTGCATGCTGGAGCGATTGGCTCCGCATTTCCGTCTGCATCTTGTCGACTTGCCCGGTTATGGTCGCAGCCAAGGGTTCGGTGCTATACCATTACCACAGATAGCTGACGTGCTATTGGCGGCTGCACCCAGGAAGGCTTACTGGCTGGGTTGGTCGCTTGGTGGGCTAGTTGCGGGGCAGGTTGCGCTCATGCGGCCTGAACGGGTGGCAGGGGTGATCACCGTCGCTTCATCCCCCTGCTTCACGGCGAAAGAACAATGGCCTGGGATCAACCCAGAGGTGCTCAGCGGTTTCCAACAGTTGCTCAGTTATGATTTCCACCGTACTGTGGAACGGTTTCTGGCGCTGCAAACGCTAGGAACGGAGAGCGCACGTCAAGATGCACGTCTGTTGAAAACGGTGGTGCTCAATCAGCCGATACCGAGTGTCGACGTACTTAATGGCGGCTTGGAAATGTTACGTATGGTAGACCAACGTCAACTATTGGCAACACTGACGATGCCAGTGTTGCGTATTTACGGGTATCTGGACGGGTTGGTTCCGCGCAAAGTGGCTACCTTGTTGGATGAGCTTTGGCCACGGTCATCTTCGGTCGTTATCGCTAAGGCCGCTCATGCACCGTTTATTTCTCATCCTGACGAGTTCGCGAGCATTATTAATCGATTCGCTGAAGCCTAA